GCAGCATCAGCAACCGATCCACCCCCAGGGCACAGCCGCTACAGGGGGGAATTCCCCGCTCCATGGCGGCCAGTAAACGGTTTTCCCCGGGCAAGGGAGGTTTGCCATCCGCCACCCGCAATTCGTTATTTCGTTCGATGCGCTGGCGCAGGATCGCCGGATCGAGTAGTTCATGGTAACCATTGGCCAGCTCGATCCCTCGATAATACAGTTCAAAGCGTTCCGCCACGGGGGGTTGATCTGGCCGGACACGGGCTAGCGCCGCCTGGCTAGCAGGAAAATCATACAGGATCACGGGGACCGTGACTCCTAATCGCGGTTGCACCAGTTCGGTTAGCAAATAGTCCAACCAACCATCCTGATCATCCCCCAAACCGGGGGGGGGAGCTAAATGAAGTTTCAGGGCACATTGTCGCAACTGGTTAACTGTGCCGGTGTGGGGGCAAACTCCGGTGGCATCCTTAAAGGCCGTTCCATAACTCAAACGCGCGCAAGGGGCCAAGGGAAACACAAACTGGGCCAACTCCGCCAATAAGTCCATGCCCGCCGCATAATCATCCCCCACGCGATACCATTCGAGCATGGTAAATTCCGGATTATGCAATGGTCCCACTTCTCCTTGGCGAAAGACCTTGGCCAATTGAAAAATAGCGGTTAATTCGGGCAAGAGCAGCAACCGCTTCATGCCAAATTCAGGGGAGGTCTGCAAATAGCGCAGTCCGGAGGATGGTGCCACTTTTGCGGGATTGTGCAATGCGCCCTCTGTGGAAACGACAAAGGGATCAAGATGCCGGTCGACCACGGTATCCCGCGATAGTACGGGTGTTTCCACCTCCAGAAAATGGCGTTGGGTAAAAAACTGCCGTAGCCGCGCCAGCCACTCCGCGCGCATCATGAGGATATCCGCGGATATCGCCGGCACATCGTCTGGTGGGGAGATGGCGCTCAATTTTTTCCAGATTTCTCGCGGCAAATGACTGCGCGGGGGGGGGGATACTTTATGAAAGGCCGCGGAATCTGATCGTTTGGCATTTGAATTGGACGATTTTCGCCCACTGTGTCAATTTAAACTAAGCCTCCACCACCCCATTAGGGGTAGTGTACTATCTGAATCTCCATGATGAAATAAGTTGCGGGGAACGGTAAAGTCATAGCTAGGACTCCATGAACGTAACAATAGTGCTTTCAAGCCGTTACAGTGTGCAACGCCCTGATCCTCCCTAAGCTTTTGCTTACATTTTTGGCATAATTATCATGCAAACTGGCAAAATTTATAGCATTTTTTACCACCGCGCCCACTTTTGGAACTTTACTTGCAAATTATACCTTTACGTCAGATGTAAATTACTAAGGGCATGACTAATGATCACAATCCCTGGTATCAGTGTTTTACTGACGGGAATACGTCATCCAAACGGAGGAATAAGATGAAGAAGTTATTGTTAATTTTTGGTTTGGCGGTGGGCTCTGTTTTTACCAGTACGCCTACCGTGGAAGCTGACTGGGCATATCGCCAGCCACAACGTTATTATTCAAACTATCGTGGCTCCGCACCGGTGTATCGCAATTACAACTACGGTTATAACAATTATTACCGTCCTTATTATGGCGGCTACTATAACCGGGGATATTATGGTCCGGGTTATCGCGGGTATTACCCCAATCGGTTCTACGGTAACTATCCTTACCGGGGGGGTAACTATGTGCAGTTTGGCACGCGAAATTTGAACTTTGGAATCGGCACTTGGTAACGTTTGGACAGCACAATAATTGGCCTGGACTGCACAACGCCCCAGTTTTTTGCAGCGGGCCGTCGGCATGCTTTGAGTGATTTTGGGGAAAGACGTCGGCACAACGTTTTTCTTAAAATCCTGGAAGCATGCCGTTTTTTATTGCGCCGCCGTTGAACAGGGGGGCGTTTCGGGTAAGGGATGAGAGGGAGGATAAGCGACCCGATAGCGGGGAAGTCTGGGTTTGCGTAAAAATAACATCCCACCCCAAAACAGTAAAAAGAGGGCCGTGCAAACCACAACCACGGCGGCCCGGGCGATCGGCCAAGAAAACCAACCAGTTTGGACGGAGGGGGGATTTGACGTCGTGGTGGTGGCAGGGGAGATTGTCTCCGCCATGCCGCGAATTGTTGCATCTTTATCCACTGGCATTCCTGCGAATTTGTCTTTTCCCGTCCCGCCCCACCAGACGCCGACGGCGTGAACGCTTCCCCAAACAACTAATCCGAGAGCAATCAACTGCATAACCCGGCGGTTAGCCAGGGAGGGGGAGGAGGTAGAATGTTCCATGATGGCGGCCAGGATAAAGTGTGCACAAAATGATGACAAATTGATTCAATTTGACAGCGTGAAAATACTTTAATTTCTTTTTGTCCGCTCTCCGTCGGAGATTCCGCTAAAGAATCAGGTGCCGGTGATAACGGCACACGGCCTTGGCGGGGTTATTGGACTATCAATCTTTTCGGCCGGCAAACGGAAGTCTTCTTCCGAGCTTTGCTGTTTGCGGCCCTATCTGGGAAGGGTACTTACCATGTCTGTCGCGCGTCGTTTGTTACTGTTGGGCGGGTTAACCTGCGCTCTGTTGGTTGGTAGCGCATCTGTCAGTCAGGCACAAGTTCCGTA
Above is a genomic segment from Pirellulales bacterium containing:
- the epmA gene encoding EF-P lysine aminoacylase EpmA, producing MSAISPPDDVPAISADILMMRAEWLARLRQFFTQRHFLEVETPVLSRDTVVDRHLDPFVVSTEGALHNPAKVAPSSGLRYLQTSPEFGMKRLLLLPELTAIFQLAKVFRQGEVGPLHNPEFTMLEWYRVGDDYAAGMDLLAELAQFVFPLAPCARLSYGTAFKDATGVCPHTGTVNQLRQCALKLHLAPPPGLGDDQDGWLDYLLTELVQPRLGVTVPVILYDFPASQAALARVRPDQPPVAERFELYYRGIELANGYHELLDPAILRQRIERNNELRVADGKPPLPGENRLLAAMERGIPPCSGCALGVDRLLMLLVEGQSLASVLPFPWDRA